The window GATGTCTGGAAAAAGGACAGTACCATTTTTTATAAAGTCCTTGAACTCAATGAGCACCTGATGGTTCTTGAAGGCGAAAGCGGTCGCAAGGAGGAATGGAAGAAAGCAACTCCCCAGCCGGGTAAAGGAGCCATAGATCCCGTCAATCCGATTGTTGCCATGGCCCCCTATGCTGTTAATCTGGACAAGCATTCTTCCAATGTTCAGGATCGCTATCTGTGTCTGAGCATGCATCTGCAGCTTTTGGAGCTTATGCCTGACCAGCCTGTGCCCCAATTGCATCCCAGGGCCAGGGATGCCGCCATCATGTATCTGTCTTCTTTGACCTATGATGATGTGTCTGATTTTGATCGTATCAAGGTCCAGGCTGAAAAGGTAAAGGATATTCTCAATCCCTACATGGAGGGCCTGATCAAAGAAGTCGTGATTGATCATGTGGTCGTAGCCCTTTCTGCCGCCAAGGTGGAAGAATTTATCATTGAACATACTGCTAAACCCGCCCAAAAGGAAACACCCGCTGACGGAAAAGAGGGCGAAGCAGGCAAAGACCAGACAGGAAAAGAGGCAAACAAAGAGACACCAGGCGCTGCCTGACAGCAGGGATCAGTTCTCCTCTTTGGGTTTGATGACCAGTACGGCACCGGATTTAAGACTTATTTCGGCGTTGTTCTGTTGGAATACATTGCTGATACCTATGGTTGCTCCCATGCAAAGGCTTTGGTCCAGCAACGGGTACTCCAGCCCCTTCAGGGTTAGCCCCGTTACCCGGTCCGATATTGGAATGACAGATATCAGGTCTCCAGGTCGGCCCGAAAGAGTCAGTCGGGAAACAACAATATGGATATCATTACAGGCATCCAGGATCATGGTCGGGATCCCCTGGTCTGCAAGTGTGCGCACGAGAAATATATTGGCCAGGGTATGGTCAAGCCGGGTGCTGGTGGCCCCCATAATCACAAGGTTGGTACATCCATGGTCAATGGCATAGTCCATGCACAGCTGCATATCAGTCTGGTCCTTGCGTACCGGATGCTTGAAAATTTTAATCTGTTTTTCCTTAAAGCATGAAAGGATCTCTTGGGGAATGGAATCAAGGTCGCCGATGATGATCTGGGGGGCAATGCCCATGTGGTGAAGATGAACGGCCCCGCCGTCTGCGGCAATAATCATGTCCGCCTGCTGTATCAGGGATAAAAGTCTGTCCGTCTTGGACAGGGTGCCGTTTGCCACAATGACCATTTTCATAATTTACTCTTCATACCAGAAAAATAATATAATGCAAACAATACTGTTGATACCCGAGCCCAACCCCGGATTCCGGCACCTTTTAGTCCACGCACTTACTTATTGACACAATGTCCAGGAATTCTTATTTTCCCAGCCCATGAAGGTTTTCAAACGCATACATACCTATCTGTTTTTTGAGCTTGTTCCGCCGTTTGTCATAAGCAGCTTTTTTCTGACTTCGGTGTTTTTGATGACCCGGATTCCGGAAATCACCAATATGGTGGTAAACTATAACTGCCGTATAACGGATATCCTGCTGTTGATAGCCTGTACCCTGCCGCGGTTCATGGAGTTTACCATTC is drawn from uncultured Desulfobacter sp. and contains these coding sequences:
- a CDS encoding flagellar basal body-associated FliL family protein, which codes for MEQQSIKMVINRCAVVCAVMFMILAGIAGCGSGEEKTVEKKDTDLIPGNWVYYKNRTYVLIVIDMKGTWKSSVRIADVTSKIVDSRGMASGIWNLDAGQLILTVGESDIEDVWKKDSTIFYKVLELNEHLMVLEGESGRKEEWKKATPQPGKGAIDPVNPIVAMAPYAVNLDKHSSNVQDRYLCLSMHLQLLELMPDQPVPQLHPRARDAAIMYLSSLTYDDVSDFDRIKVQAEKVKDILNPYMEGLIKEVVIDHVVVALSAAKVEEFIIEHTAKPAQKETPADGKEGEAGKDQTGKEANKETPGAA
- a CDS encoding thiamine diphosphokinase — encoded protein: MKMVIVANGTLSKTDRLLSLIQQADMIIAADGGAVHLHHMGIAPQIIIGDLDSIPQEILSCFKEKQIKIFKHPVRKDQTDMQLCMDYAIDHGCTNLVIMGATSTRLDHTLANIFLVRTLADQGIPTMILDACNDIHIVVSRLTLSGRPGDLISVIPISDRVTGLTLKGLEYPLLDQSLCMGATIGISNVFQQNNAEISLKSGAVLVIKPKEEN